The Burkholderia cepacia genome includes a region encoding these proteins:
- a CDS encoding efflux transporter outer membrane subunit produces the protein MMQKHALTAIAVALFATGCTMAPHYKRPDAPVAQAYPAGGVYATQPGAAGARSANGQAATAIGWREFFVDPRLQRLIEIALKNNRDLRVSVLNIEAARAQYQITRAELFPTLDAVGTGNRQRLPNALTAIPGRNITTTYNVGLSASWELDLFGRVQSLKDQALAKYLATAQARKASEIALVAQVADQYLTLLSTDDLLKVTENTLKSAQAQYDLTKLQFDNGTGSELELRQAQTVVEQALSNQQAQARARAQAVNALVLLIGEPLPDDLPAGMPLDAQNLLTDVPAGLPSDLLTRRPDVMQAEQALLAANANIGAARAAFFPRISLTGAFGTGSPTLGGLFKAGTAAWSFAPQITMPIFEGGQNIANLNLANVQKRIEIANYEKAIQSAFREVADGLAARGTYDQQIAALERNEHAQQRRFDLSDLRYKNGVDSYLSVLTAQTDLYSAQQTLINARLARWTNLVTLYRALGGGWIQRAGETPRPADQPVDYGKAAAPAPASAAAAKG, from the coding sequence ATGATGCAAAAACACGCTTTGACTGCAATCGCGGTCGCGCTCTTTGCCACGGGCTGCACGATGGCGCCGCATTACAAGCGGCCCGACGCGCCCGTCGCGCAGGCGTACCCGGCCGGCGGCGTCTACGCGACGCAGCCGGGTGCGGCCGGCGCGCGCAGCGCGAACGGCCAGGCGGCGACCGCCATCGGCTGGCGCGAATTCTTCGTCGATCCGCGCCTGCAGCGGCTGATCGAGATCGCGCTGAAAAACAACCGCGACCTGCGCGTGTCGGTGCTGAACATCGAGGCGGCGCGCGCGCAGTACCAGATCACGCGCGCGGAGCTGTTCCCGACGCTCGACGCGGTGGGCACCGGCAATCGCCAGCGGCTGCCGAACGCGCTGACGGCGATCCCGGGGCGCAACATCACGACGACCTACAACGTCGGGCTGTCCGCGTCGTGGGAGCTCGATCTGTTCGGCCGCGTGCAGAGCCTGAAGGACCAGGCGCTCGCGAAATACCTCGCGACCGCGCAGGCCCGCAAGGCGTCGGAGATCGCGCTGGTCGCGCAGGTCGCGGACCAGTACCTGACGCTGTTGTCGACCGACGACCTGCTGAAAGTCACGGAGAACACGCTGAAGTCCGCTCAGGCGCAATACGACCTGACGAAGCTGCAGTTCGACAACGGCACGGGCTCCGAACTCGAGCTGCGCCAGGCGCAGACGGTGGTCGAGCAGGCGCTGTCGAACCAGCAGGCGCAGGCGCGCGCCCGCGCGCAGGCGGTGAACGCGCTGGTGCTACTGATCGGCGAGCCGCTGCCGGACGACCTGCCGGCAGGCATGCCGCTCGACGCGCAGAACCTGCTGACGGACGTGCCGGCCGGGTTGCCGTCGGATCTGCTGACGCGTCGTCCGGACGTGATGCAGGCCGAGCAGGCGCTGCTGGCCGCGAATGCGAACATCGGCGCGGCACGCGCGGCGTTCTTCCCGCGCATCTCGCTGACGGGCGCGTTCGGCACCGGCAGCCCGACGCTGGGCGGCCTGTTCAAGGCCGGCACGGCGGCGTGGTCGTTCGCGCCGCAGATCACGATGCCGATCTTCGAGGGCGGGCAGAACATCGCGAACCTGAACCTCGCGAACGTGCAGAAACGCATCGAGATCGCGAACTACGAGAAGGCGATCCAGTCGGCATTCCGCGAAGTGGCGGACGGTCTGGCCGCACGCGGCACGTACGATCAGCAGATCGCGGCGCTCGAGCGCAACGAGCACGCGCAGCAGCGACGTTTCGACCTGTCGGACCTGCGCTACAAGAACGGCGTCGACAGCTACCTGTCGGTGCTGACCGCGCAGACCGATCTGTACTCGGCACAGCAGACGCTGATCAACGCCCGTCTGGCGCGCTGGACGAACCTCGTCACGCTGTACCGCGCATTGGGCGGCGGCTGGATCCAGCGGGCCGGCGAGACGCCGCGTCCGGCCGACCAGCCGGTCGACTACGGCAAGGCGGCTGCGCCTGCACCGGCGTCGGCCGCTGCGGCGAAGGGCTGA
- a CDS encoding efflux RND transporter permease subunit, which translates to MAKFFIDRPIFAWVIAIILMLAGVAAIFTLPISQYPTIAPPSIQITANYPGASAKTVEDTVTQVIEQQMSGLDNFLYMSSTSDDSGNATITLTFAPGTNADIAQVQVQNKLSLATPILPQVVQQLGLSVTKSSSSFLLVLAFNSEDGSMNKYDLANFVASHVKDPISRLNGVGTVTLFGSQYAMRIWLDPNRLTNYGLTPVDVSSAITAQNVQIAGGQIGGTPATPGTMLQATITESTLLQTPEQFGNILLKVNQDGSQVRLKDVGQIGLGGENYNFDTKYNGQPTAALGIQLATNANALATAKAVRQQVDTLSKYFPHGLSVSYPYDTTPFVKLSIEEVVKTLLEGIVLVFLVMYLFLQNLRATIIPTIAVPVVLLGTFAIMSMVGFSINTLSMFGLVLAIGLLVDDAIVVVENVERVMAEEGLSPKEATRKAMGQITGALVGVALVLSAVFVPVAFSGGSVGAIYRQFSLTIVSAMVLSVLVALILTPALCATILKPIPQGHHEEKKGFFGWFNRTFNNSRDKYHVGVHHVIKRSGRWLIIYLVVIVAVGLLFVRLPKSFLPDEDQGLMFVIVQTPSGSTQETTAKTLANISDYLLKDEKEIVESAFTVNGFSFAGRGQNSGLVFVRLKDYSQRQHANQKVQALIGRMFGRYSQYKDAMVIPFNPPSIPELGTAAGFDFELTDNAGLGHDALMAARNQLLGMASKDPTLQGVRPNGLNDTPQYKVDIDREKANALGVTAAAIDQTFSIAWASQYVNNFLDTDGRIKKVYVQADAPFRMTPEDLNIWYVRNSAGGMVPFSAFSTGHWSYGSPKLERYNGVSSIEIQGQAAEGKSTGQAMAAMEALASKLPEGIGYSWTGLSFQEIQSGSQAPILYAISILVVFLCLAALYESWSIPFSVIMVVPLGVIGALLAATMRGLENDVFFQVGLLTTVGLSAKNAILIVEFARELQQTEKMGPIEAALEAARLRLRPILMTSLAFILGVLPLAISNGAGSASQHAIGTGVIGGMITATFLAIFMIPMFFVKIRAIFSGEKEDVDEALRLAQDHMHQAEKGDHGDDEKKGQ; encoded by the coding sequence ATGGCAAAGTTTTTTATCGATCGCCCGATCTTCGCGTGGGTGATCGCCATCATCCTGATGCTGGCCGGGGTTGCGGCGATCTTCACGCTGCCGATCTCGCAGTATCCGACGATCGCGCCGCCATCGATCCAGATCACCGCGAACTACCCGGGCGCTTCCGCGAAGACGGTGGAAGACACGGTGACGCAGGTGATCGAGCAGCAGATGAGCGGTCTCGACAACTTCCTGTACATGTCGTCGACCAGTGACGACTCGGGCAACGCGACGATCACGCTGACCTTCGCGCCGGGCACCAACGCCGACATCGCGCAGGTCCAGGTGCAGAACAAGCTGTCGCTCGCGACGCCGATCCTGCCGCAGGTCGTGCAGCAGCTCGGCCTTTCGGTGACGAAGTCGAGCAGCAGCTTCCTGCTGGTGCTCGCCTTCAACTCCGAAGACGGCAGCATGAACAAGTACGACCTCGCGAACTTCGTGGCGTCGCACGTGAAGGATCCGATCAGCCGGTTGAACGGCGTCGGTACCGTCACGCTGTTCGGCTCGCAGTACGCGATGCGGATCTGGCTCGACCCGAACCGTCTCACCAACTACGGCCTCACGCCGGTCGACGTCAGCTCCGCGATCACCGCGCAGAACGTGCAGATCGCGGGCGGCCAGATCGGCGGCACGCCGGCCACGCCGGGCACGATGCTGCAGGCGACGATCACCGAATCGACGCTGCTGCAGACGCCCGAGCAGTTCGGCAACATCCTGCTGAAGGTCAACCAGGACGGCTCGCAGGTTCGCCTGAAGGACGTCGGGCAGATCGGCCTCGGCGGCGAAAACTACAACTTCGACACGAAGTACAACGGTCAGCCGACCGCGGCACTCGGTATCCAGCTCGCGACCAACGCGAACGCGCTCGCGACCGCGAAGGCCGTGCGCCAGCAGGTGGACACGCTGTCGAAGTACTTCCCGCATGGCCTGTCGGTGTCGTATCCGTACGACACGACGCCGTTCGTGAAGCTGTCGATCGAGGAAGTGGTCAAGACGCTGCTCGAAGGCATCGTGCTCGTGTTCCTCGTGATGTATCTGTTCCTGCAGAACCTGCGGGCGACGATCATCCCGACGATCGCGGTGCCGGTCGTGCTGCTCGGCACGTTCGCGATCATGTCGATGGTGGGCTTCTCGATCAACACGCTGTCGATGTTCGGCCTCGTGCTCGCGATCGGCCTGCTGGTCGACGATGCGATCGTGGTGGTGGAGAACGTCGAGCGCGTGATGGCGGAGGAGGGGTTGTCACCGAAGGAGGCGACCCGCAAGGCGATGGGCCAGATCACCGGCGCACTGGTCGGCGTGGCGCTGGTGCTGTCGGCGGTGTTCGTGCCGGTGGCGTTCTCGGGCGGCTCGGTCGGCGCAATCTATCGCCAGTTCTCGCTGACGATCGTGTCGGCGATGGTGCTGTCGGTGCTCGTCGCGTTGATCCTGACGCCGGCACTGTGCGCGACGATCCTCAAGCCGATCCCGCAAGGGCATCACGAAGAGAAGAAGGGCTTCTTCGGCTGGTTCAACCGCACGTTCAACAACAGCCGCGACAAGTACCACGTCGGCGTGCACCACGTGATCAAGCGTTCGGGTCGCTGGCTCATCATCTATCTGGTCGTGATCGTCGCGGTCGGGCTGCTGTTCGTGCGCCTGCCGAAGTCGTTCCTGCCCGATGAAGACCAGGGCCTGATGTTCGTGATCGTGCAGACGCCGTCGGGTTCGACGCAGGAAACGACCGCGAAGACGCTCGCGAACATTTCCGACTACCTGCTGAAGGACGAGAAGGAAATCGTCGAATCGGCGTTCACGGTCAACGGCTTCAGCTTCGCGGGCCGCGGCCAGAACTCCGGTCTCGTGTTCGTGCGCCTGAAGGACTACTCGCAGCGCCAGCATGCGAACCAGAAGGTGCAGGCGCTGATCGGCCGGATGTTCGGGCGCTACTCGCAGTACAAGGACGCGATGGTGATCCCGTTCAACCCGCCGTCGATTCCCGAACTCGGTACGGCCGCCGGCTTCGACTTCGAGCTGACGGACAATGCCGGTCTCGGCCACGATGCGCTGATGGCCGCGCGTAACCAGCTGCTCGGGATGGCCTCGAAGGATCCGACGCTGCAGGGCGTGCGCCCGAACGGCCTGAACGATACGCCGCAGTACAAGGTCGACATCGACCGCGAGAAGGCGAACGCGCTCGGCGTGACGGCTGCGGCGATCGACCAGACGTTCTCGATCGCATGGGCGTCGCAGTACGTGAACAACTTCCTGGATACCGACGGCCGGATCAAGAAGGTGTACGTGCAGGCGGACGCGCCGTTCCGGATGACGCCGGAAGACCTGAACATCTGGTACGTGCGCAACAGTGCCGGTGGCATGGTGCCGTTCAGCGCGTTCTCGACCGGCCACTGGAGCTACGGGTCGCCGAAGCTGGAACGCTATAACGGCGTATCGTCGATCGAGATCCAGGGGCAGGCAGCGGAGGGCAAGTCGACCGGCCAGGCGATGGCCGCGATGGAAGCGCTCGCGAGCAAGCTGCCGGAAGGTATCGGCTACTCGTGGACGGGCCTGTCGTTCCAGGAAATCCAGTCCGGCTCGCAGGCGCCGATCCTGTACGCGATCTCGATCCTCGTCGTGTTCCTGTGTCTGGCGGCACTGTATGAAAGCTGGTCGATCCCGTTCTCGGTGATCATGGTGGTGCCGCTCGGCGTGATCGGGGCACTGCTTGCGGCGACGATGCGTGGTCTGGAAAACGACGTGTTCTTCCAGGTCGGCCTGCTGACTACCGTGGGCTTGTCCGCGAAGAACGCGATCCTGATCGTCGAGTTCGCGCGCGAACTGCAGCAGACGGAGAAGATGGGGCCGATCGAGGCCGCGCTGGAAGCGGCGCGCCTGCGGCTGCGTCCGATCCTGATGACGTCGCTCGCGTTCATTCTCGGCGTTTTGCCGCTCGCGATCAGCAACGGCGCGGGTTCGGCCAGCCAGCACGCGATCGGCACGGGCGTGATCGGCGGGATGATCACGGCGACGTTCCTCGCGATCTTCATGATCCCGATGTTCTTCGTGAAGATCCGTGCGATCTTCAGCGGCGAGAAGGAAGACGTCGACGAGGCGCTGCGTCTCGCGCAGGATCACATGCACCAGGCGGAGAAGGGCGACCACGGCGACGACGAGAAGAAGGGGCAGTGA
- a CDS encoding efflux RND transporter periplasmic adaptor subunit, with product MRVERVPYRLITVATAAVFLAACGKKESAPPPQTPEVGVVTVQPQAVPVFTDLPGRTSAFLVAQVRARVDGIVLRREFTEGTDVKAGQRLYKIDPAPYIAQLNSAKATLAKAQANLVTQNALVARYKVLVAANAVSKQDYDNAVATQGQAAADVAAGKAAVDTAQINLGYTDVVSPITGRVGISQVTPGAYVQASQATLMSTVQQLDPVYVDLTQSSLEGLKLRQDVQSGRLKTSGPGAAKVSLILEDGKTYSEAGKLQFSDVTVDQTTGSVTIRAVFPNPGKVLLPGMFVRARIEEGVNENAFLVPQIGVTHDQKGQAIAMVVNASNKVEPRPLKTTGMQGPNWVVEGGLQAGDHVIVQGVDKVRPGATVKTVAAQLAQAQGAAAGAAAPAAAPSSGSSPAAASPAASSAAASGAAPASAAAASSAQ from the coding sequence ATGCGCGTCGAACGGGTTCCATACCGCTTAATCACTGTCGCGACGGCCGCCGTTTTCCTGGCCGCGTGCGGGAAAAAAGAATCGGCACCGCCGCCGCAAACGCCGGAAGTCGGCGTCGTCACCGTCCAGCCGCAAGCCGTACCGGTCTTCACCGACCTGCCGGGCCGCACCAGCGCGTTCCTCGTCGCGCAGGTCCGCGCGCGGGTCGACGGCATCGTGCTGCGCCGTGAATTCACCGAAGGCACCGACGTCAAGGCCGGTCAGCGCCTCTACAAGATCGACCCGGCGCCTTACATCGCGCAGCTGAACAGCGCCAAGGCAACGCTCGCGAAGGCGCAGGCGAACCTGGTCACGCAGAACGCGCTGGTCGCACGCTACAAGGTGCTGGTGGCCGCGAACGCGGTCAGCAAGCAGGACTACGACAACGCGGTGGCCACGCAAGGCCAGGCCGCGGCGGACGTCGCGGCCGGCAAGGCGGCGGTCGATACCGCGCAGATCAACCTCGGCTATACCGATGTGGTTTCGCCGATCACCGGCCGCGTCGGCATCTCGCAGGTGACGCCGGGCGCGTACGTGCAGGCGAGCCAGGCGACGCTGATGTCGACGGTGCAGCAGCTCGATCCGGTGTATGTGGACCTCACGCAGTCGAGCCTCGAAGGGCTGAAGCTGCGCCAGGACGTGCAGAGCGGCCGCCTGAAGACGTCCGGCCCGGGCGCGGCGAAGGTGTCGCTGATCCTGGAAGACGGCAAGACCTATTCGGAGGCGGGCAAGCTGCAGTTCTCGGACGTGACGGTCGACCAGACCACGGGCTCGGTGACGATCCGCGCGGTCTTCCCGAACCCGGGCAAGGTGCTGCTGCCGGGCATGTTCGTGCGCGCACGGATCGAGGAAGGCGTGAACGAGAACGCGTTCCTGGTGCCGCAGATCGGCGTCACGCACGACCAGAAGGGCCAGGCGATCGCGATGGTGGTGAACGCCAGCAACAAGGTCGAGCCGCGTCCGCTGAAGACGACGGGCATGCAGGGCCCGAACTGGGTCGTCGAAGGGGGGCTGCAGGCGGGCGATCACGTGATCGTGCAGGGCGTCGACAAGGTGCGCCCGGGTGCGACCGTGAAGACGGTTGCGGCCCAACTCGCGCAGGCGCAGGGCGCCGCCGCAGGGGCTGCAGCGCCGGCCGCCGCGCCGTCGTCGGGTTCGTCGCCCGCCGCGGCGTCGCCTGCCGCCTCGTCGGCTGCAGCGTCGGGCGCTGCGCCGGCGAGTGCTGCCGCTGCTTCGAGCGCGCAATAA
- a CDS encoding TetR family transcriptional regulator, translating to MVRRTKEEALETRNRILDAAEHVFFEKGVSHTSLADIAQHAGVTRGAIYWHFANKSELFDAMFDRVFLPIDELKKLPADAPGGNPLDKIRQILIWCLLGVQRDAQLRRVFSILFMKCEYVADLEPLLQRNRAGMSEALHAIDADLAGAVRLKLLPERLDTWRATLMLHTLVSGFVRDMLMLPDEIDAEQHAEKLVDGCFDMLRYSPAMLKDD from the coding sequence ATGGTCAGACGTACCAAGGAGGAGGCGCTCGAGACGCGCAATCGCATTCTCGACGCCGCCGAGCACGTGTTCTTCGAGAAAGGCGTGTCGCATACGTCGCTCGCGGACATCGCGCAACATGCCGGCGTGACGCGCGGCGCAATCTACTGGCATTTCGCGAACAAGAGCGAACTGTTCGACGCGATGTTCGACCGCGTGTTTCTGCCGATCGACGAACTGAAGAAGCTGCCGGCCGACGCGCCGGGCGGCAATCCGCTCGACAAGATCCGCCAGATCCTGATCTGGTGCCTGCTCGGCGTGCAGCGCGACGCGCAGTTGCGCCGCGTGTTCAGCATCCTGTTCATGAAGTGCGAATACGTCGCGGACCTGGAGCCGCTGCTGCAGCGCAACCGCGCCGGGATGAGCGAGGCGCTGCACGCGATCGACGCCGATCTCGCAGGGGCCGTGCGGCTCAAGCTGCTGCCCGAGCGGCTCGATACGTGGCGCGCGACGCTGATGCTGCACACGCTCGTCAGCGGTTTCGTGCGCGACATGCTGATGCTGCCCGACGAGATCGACGCCGAGCAGCATGCGGAAAAGCTCGTCGACGGCTGTTTCGACATGCTGCGCTACAGCCCGGCGATGCTGAAGGACGACTGA
- a CDS encoding helix-turn-helix domain-containing protein, translating into MPAVSSPTVVAVIAYDGISPFHLSVPSVVFGKERDAAASPAFEFRVCSAERGPLSTTGGFTISAPLGLDALDDADIVIVPAWRDPDEAPPDVLLDAVRAVAARGAQLVGLCLGAYVLAAAGLLDGRPATTHWAWADDFAQRFPRVKLDPDVLYVDDGNLMTSAGTAAGLDCCLHVVRRRFGSDAANQIARRLVIPPHRQGGQAQYVPQPVAAHPRDARLAGLLDWVRAHLDAAHSVDSLAERVLMSRRTFTRHFRQATGTTVTAWLQAERLARAQHLLETTGQSIDAIAQAAGYGSSVSLRQHFAGALGTSPSAYRREFRGTAADAPR; encoded by the coding sequence ATGCCCGCCGTCTCTTCTCCCACCGTCGTTGCCGTGATCGCGTACGACGGCATCAGCCCGTTCCACCTGTCGGTGCCGTCTGTCGTGTTCGGCAAGGAACGCGACGCGGCCGCGTCGCCCGCGTTCGAGTTCCGCGTCTGCTCGGCCGAGCGCGGCCCGCTGTCGACGACGGGCGGTTTCACGATCTCGGCCCCGCTCGGGCTCGATGCGCTCGACGACGCGGACATCGTCATCGTGCCGGCGTGGCGCGACCCGGACGAAGCGCCGCCCGACGTGCTGCTCGACGCCGTCCGCGCGGTCGCCGCGCGCGGCGCGCAGCTCGTCGGGCTGTGCCTCGGCGCGTACGTGCTCGCCGCGGCCGGCTTGCTCGACGGTCGCCCGGCCACCACGCACTGGGCATGGGCCGACGACTTCGCGCAACGCTTCCCGCGCGTGAAGCTCGACCCGGACGTGCTGTACGTGGACGACGGCAACCTGATGACGTCCGCCGGCACGGCCGCGGGGCTCGACTGCTGCCTGCACGTCGTGCGGCGGCGCTTCGGCTCGGACGCCGCGAACCAGATCGCGCGCCGCCTCGTGATCCCGCCGCACCGTCAGGGCGGGCAGGCGCAATACGTGCCGCAGCCGGTCGCCGCGCACCCGCGCGATGCGCGGCTCGCGGGCCTGCTCGACTGGGTGCGCGCGCACCTCGACGCCGCGCACAGCGTCGATTCGCTTGCCGAGCGCGTGCTGATGAGCCGGCGCACGTTCACGCGCCACTTCCGCCAGGCGACCGGCACGACCGTCACCGCGTGGCTGCAGGCCGAACGGCTGGCGCGCGCGCAGCATCTGCTGGAAACCACCGGGCAGTCGATCGACGCGATCGCGCAGGCGGCCGGCTACGGGTCGAGCGTGTCGCTGCGCCAGCATTTCGCGGGCGCGCTCGGCACGTCGCCATCGGCGTATCGAAGGGAATTTCGGGGAACGGCGGCGGACGCGCCGAGGTGA
- a CDS encoding DUF427 domain-containing protein, with translation MTAAADPRLEIVPNRHRVRVIHRGITYADSHGALTVRETGLPDTHYLPRRDVNMRRLVRSRLTTVCGLKGQAIYFDLQTEDGVIENAAWSYEEPKEAASALARYVAFDAARIDSLVETS, from the coding sequence ATGACCGCTGCAGCCGATCCTCGTCTCGAAATCGTGCCGAACCGTCATCGCGTGCGCGTGATCCATCGCGGCATCACCTACGCCGATTCGCACGGCGCGCTGACCGTGCGCGAAACGGGCCTGCCGGACACCCACTACCTGCCGCGCCGCGACGTCAACATGCGCCGGCTCGTGCGGTCGCGCCTGACGACCGTCTGCGGGCTGAAGGGGCAAGCGATCTATTTCGACTTGCAGACGGAAGACGGCGTGATCGAGAACGCCGCATGGAGTTACGAGGAACCGAAGGAGGCGGCGTCGGCGCTCGCGCGCTACGTCGCCTTCGACGCCGCACGGATCGACAGTCTCGTCGAGACGTCCTGA
- a CDS encoding carboxypeptidase-like regulatory domain-containing protein: protein MQYLRNVSRFAVAAALAAGLAAGAYAQSDGLPAARQQGDVTFVSGGVGQDESTAFQRNEAQWPLALRFTGKGGEFLADVHVRIVDGKGDEVLKTDARGPYMLVKVPPGRYTVHASYQGKDETRSVTVTAKGSARQAFTWSAK, encoded by the coding sequence ATGCAATATCTACGCAACGTGTCCCGATTTGCCGTCGCCGCGGCGCTGGCCGCCGGCCTCGCGGCCGGCGCGTACGCGCAGTCGGACGGCTTGCCCGCCGCGCGCCAGCAGGGCGACGTCACCTTCGTGTCCGGCGGCGTCGGGCAGGACGAATCGACGGCGTTCCAGCGCAACGAGGCGCAATGGCCGCTGGCACTGCGCTTTACCGGCAAGGGCGGCGAGTTCCTGGCCGACGTTCATGTGCGGATCGTCGACGGCAAGGGCGACGAGGTGCTGAAGACCGACGCGCGCGGGCCGTACATGCTCGTGAAGGTGCCGCCGGGCCGCTATACGGTGCATGCGTCGTACCAGGGCAAGGACGAGACGCGCAGCGTCACGGTGACCGCGAAGGGCAGCGCCAGGCAGGCGTTCACCTGGTCCGCAAAATAG
- a CDS encoding DegQ family serine endoprotease, whose amino-acid sequence MNTRFLARGAVAVAVAAALSAGYVAGTRRADPQIITPAQAAALMPAEAAAKTGIPDFSGLVETYGPAVVNISAKHVVKQVSRRVPQPQLPIDPSDPFYQFFKHFYGQVPGMGGDAQPDDQPSASLGSGFVISSDGYILTNAHVIDGANVVTVKLTDKREYKAKVVGSDKQSDVAVLKIDASGLPTVKIGDPAQSKVGQWVVAIGSPYGFDNTVTSGIISAKSRALPDENYTPFIQTDVPVNPGNSGGPLFNLQGEVIGINSMIYSQTGGFQGLSFAIPINEAIKVKDELVKTGHVSRGRLGVAVQGLNQTLASSFGLQKPDGALVSSVDPNGPAAKAGLQPGDVILSVNGAPVADSTSLPAQIANLKPGSKADLQIWRDKSKKSISVTLGAMADAKLASNDGGPVEQGRLGVAVRPLSPQERSATQLSHGLIVQQAGGPAANAGIQPGDVILAVNGRPVTSPEQLRDAVKGAGNSLALLIQRDNAQIFVPVDLS is encoded by the coding sequence ATGAACACCCGATTCCTTGCGCGCGGCGCCGTCGCGGTCGCCGTGGCGGCCGCCCTGTCCGCCGGTTATGTCGCCGGCACCCGCCGCGCCGATCCGCAGATCATCACGCCCGCGCAGGCTGCCGCGCTGATGCCGGCCGAAGCGGCCGCCAAGACCGGCATTCCCGATTTCTCCGGGCTCGTCGAGACTTACGGCCCGGCGGTGGTGAACATCAGCGCGAAGCATGTCGTGAAGCAGGTGTCGCGGCGTGTGCCGCAGCCGCAGCTGCCGATTGATCCGAGCGATCCGTTCTACCAGTTCTTCAAGCACTTCTATGGCCAGGTGCCGGGCATGGGCGGCGACGCGCAACCGGACGACCAGCCGAGCGCGAGCCTCGGTTCCGGGTTCGTCATCAGCTCCGACGGGTACATCCTCACCAATGCGCACGTGATCGACGGCGCGAACGTCGTCACGGTCAAGCTGACCGACAAGCGCGAATACAAGGCGAAGGTCGTCGGCTCGGACAAGCAGTCCGACGTCGCGGTGCTGAAGATCGATGCGAGCGGCCTGCCGACCGTGAAGATCGGCGATCCGGCGCAGAGCAAGGTCGGCCAGTGGGTCGTCGCGATCGGCTCGCCGTACGGCTTCGACAACACGGTCACGTCGGGCATCATCAGCGCGAAGTCGCGCGCGCTGCCGGACGAGAACTACACGCCGTTCATCCAGACCGACGTGCCGGTGAACCCCGGCAACTCGGGCGGCCCGCTGTTCAACCTGCAGGGCGAGGTGATCGGCATCAACTCGATGATCTATTCGCAGACGGGCGGCTTCCAGGGCCTGTCGTTCGCGATCCCGATCAACGAGGCGATCAAGGTGAAGGACGAACTCGTGAAGACGGGCCATGTAAGCCGCGGCCGTCTCGGCGTCGCCGTGCAGGGGCTGAACCAGACGCTCGCGAGCTCGTTCGGACTGCAGAAGCCGGACGGCGCGCTCGTCAGTTCGGTCGATCCGAACGGCCCGGCCGCGAAGGCCGGCCTGCAGCCGGGTGACGTGATCCTGTCGGTCAACGGCGCGCCGGTTGCCGATTCGACGTCGCTGCCCGCGCAGATCGCGAACCTGAAGCCGGGTTCGAAGGCCGACCTGCAGATCTGGCGCGACAAGTCGAAGAAGTCGATCAGCGTGACGCTCGGCGCGATGGCCGATGCGAAGCTCGCGTCGAACGACGGCGGACCGGTCGAGCAGGGGCGCCTGGGCGTCGCGGTGCGTCCGCTGTCGCCGCAGGAGCGCAGCGCGACGCAGCTGTCGCACGGCCTGATCGTGCAGCAGGCCGGCGGGCCGGCCGCCAACGCGGGCATCCAGCCCGGTGACGTGATCCTCGCGGTCAACGGCCGCCCGGTCACGAGCCCCGAGCAGTTGCGCGACGCGGTCAAGGGCGCGGGCAACAGTCTTGCTCTGCTGATCCAGCGCGATAATGCACAGATCTTCGTGCCGGTCGACCTGAGCTGA